In Portunus trituberculatus isolate SZX2019 chromosome 33, ASM1759143v1, whole genome shotgun sequence, the following proteins share a genomic window:
- the LOC123512236 gene encoding proteoglycan 4-like isoform X2 — MCCALYNLCCFRETFRISSSKTTKQEPVSFPIVHRFQVNSPTPEQTSRIPGSKPAPRPSFQPAQQNQNSPRRPTLSKKPFRPSQSEGFKKLPEDDNTDDSKKSISHPKFSSLLNKNAAETRVTRRPAGVDIRQEVIVPEVLEAEPMGGSQRLDASINPVVTRKRLLVNHEPRQPRLQVEESEPEERGPRGRRLQDTPSREGRKLSGGRSTSRPAPPQSSRPSAPTQSNRPSAPPQSNRPSAPPQSNRPSAPPQSNRPAASQQSTRSQPAAPAIPAVPSTKTPAKAPPTSPQPAQAETPKTTTEVKPSAAPATAEPVKESESPDVEAEASETIDTIVSTVQEASDTPANPTLTSPAAKEGATAETNPEAGEETTPEILSEPAETKTETDAAEPVETAANTAFTPPEIEVDIPEIPKVTNPRAEEPAATKEPAQERGSTRSTGARGQSQSRNEEPTQERSRTTSRGQNGDRTTSRTASQSTVRDNTDTAHQSQVRGRSRTRS; from the coding sequence ATGTGCTGTGCCCTGTACAACCTGTGCTGCTTCAGAGAGACATTCAGGATCTCCTCATCCAAGACAACAAAGCAGGAGCCTGTCAGCTTCCCTATCGTGCATCGCTTCCAAGTCAATTCACCAACCCCTGAACAGACCAGCAGAATCCCTGGTAGCAAGCCTGCACCACGCCCATCCTTCCAGCCAGCCCAACAAAACCAGAACTCACCCAGGAGGCCAACTCTCTCCAAGAAGCCATTTAGACCTAGCCAATCTGAAGGTTTCAAGAAGCTTCCTGAAGACGACAATACTGATGACTCAAAGAAGTCCATAAGCCATCCTAAATTCTCCAGCCTCTTGAACAAGAATGCAGCAGAGACCAGAGTGACCAGACGCCCCGCTGGTGTAGACATCCGCCAGGAGGTGATCGTCCCAGAGGTATTAGAAGCAGAGCCCATGGGTGGTTCCCAGCGCCTGGATGCCTCCATCAACCCTGTGGTGACACGGAAGAGGCTGCTGGTGAACCATGAGCCTCGCCAACCAAGACTTCAGGTTGAGGAGTCTGAGCCTGAAGAAAGGGGACCAAGAGGCAGGAGGCTTCAGGACACCCCATCACGTGAGGGCCGCAAGCTCAGTGGTGGACGAAGCACAAGTcgcccagcaccaccacagtcaAGCCGACCATCAGCACCAACACAGTCAAACCGACCATCAGCACCACCGCAGTCAAACCGACCATCAGCACCACCGCAGTCAAACcgaccatcagcaccaccacagtCAAACCGACCTGCTGCATCACAACAGTCAACCCGGTCAcagccagcagcaccagcaataCCAGCAGTGccatcaacaaaaacaccagCAAAGGCACCACCCACCTCACCTCAACCTGCTCAGGctgaaacacccaaaacaacaactgaGGTGAAGCCAAGTGCAGCCCCAGCAACGGCAGAACcagtgaaggagagtgagagtccTGATGTTGAGGCAGAGGCTAGCGAAACAATCGACACAATAGTCAGTACAGTACAAGAAGCCTCAGACACACCAGCAAACCCCACACTGACATCCCCAGCAGCAAAGGAAGGTGCTACTGCAGAGACAAACCCAGAAGCAGGTGAAGAGACAACACCAGAGATACTAAGTGAACCAGCTGAGACCAAAACAGAGACCGACGCAGCAGAACCAGTCGAGACAGCTGCAAACACTGCCTTCACTCCTCCTGAGATTGAGGTTGACATCCCTGAGATACCAAAAGTGACAAATCCAAGGGCAGAGGAACCAGCTGCCACTAAGGAGCCAGCACAGGAAAGAGGCAGTACACGGTCCACTGGTGCAAGGGGACAGTCTCAATCACGCAATGAAGAGCCAACACAGGAAAGGAGCAGAACCACCAGCAGGGGACAGAATGGGGACAGGACCACATCTAGAACAGCTTCTCAGTCTACTGTGAGGGACAACACAGACACTGCCCACCAGTCTCAAGTCAGGGGGCGCTCCAGAACGAGATCTTAA